The Mercenaria mercenaria strain notata chromosome 10, MADL_Memer_1, whole genome shotgun sequence genome contains a region encoding:
- the LOC123560447 gene encoding uncharacterized protein LOC123560447, protein MDLSSSGTKLILFLTFCVISSGQILTEANIDSPYRYEHNDELREDTQVSGDVYIIDKLSSENVLAVEELLQNVVNTNSKVFVKIAGHGISIIRDLREMSDVFKYTDDQRKHNIVDDILDVLQMAEKRIHIYIITEKGSNVAEGTEAQMLLLKERDLRIDILHLHDRNYDTRQRRQINFYQLLANVSGGSVIQTNKQNIGSALNLLKQSIKTSLVHVMRFSDTSPPGKQFRIPVDETMTQLIFRAQVERSNPIIIAMTPSGIPSPNRPQLLGKASAGTVVGLLETNLSKPTDYGTWKISKLDANLWDIKVDGQSSVDFTHEFLEPGPGGFGEFPINGRPIVGKTYKLSITVPEYAKVKTVAMGMLFNIGQNTPIDMKPLTNVGGRRGKSMFHAQFAIPTKNFMVGIEGRDKSGHMFRRIDTILITPISLKLIMPSLTGLKFFQNETLTIPFTVVNEGSKEQDVDVKIEDDKKFAQAPHILSATIKPGQNFTAKFVIKAGLTVGETTTVTVTAKPYLGPRQFSQGQFEIRRFTVLDKNLTTTTLTTPTTTTTSTTSASTTSTQTTLTTSASMSTTVATTSARTTKSVVSTTQPLTSVNTKPTPGSSSQSPAKSTTATTAKSVSTTTSATSLSSLKYSVSAAFTGPTVKQTGSVSTVSSTTLSTKPTKTVAKMASSVTPSAISKSSSSASTLKSRVTTKTTVLPPAATITTTTTKSNNDKKSDNTDLPTTSIVVGISTGALVGVAAIGTMALLFRRAMKKSGKSVEPSKETLYDRRRQSSLAWT, encoded by the exons ATGGATTTATCATCAAGCGGGACAAAACTAATACTTTTTCTGACATTTTGTGTAATATCATCTGGACAAATACTAACTGAGGCTAACATTGATAGTCCATATCGTTATG aacaTAATGACGAGTTAAGAGAAGACACACAAGTATCTGGTGATGTATACATCATTGACAAGCTGAGCTCAGAAAATGTACTAGCTGTCGAAGAACTCCTTCAAAATGTCGTGAATACAAACAGCAAGGTCTTTGTCAAGATTGCAG GTCACGGCATCAGTATCATCAGGGACTTACGTGAAATGTCAGATGTTTTCAAGTACACAGATGATCAAAGAAAACACAATATTGTTGACGATATTCTTGACG TTCTACAAATGGCAGAGAAAAGAATCCATATTTACATTATAACGGAGAAAGGATCAAATGTGGCAGAAGGTACAGAAGCCCAGATGTTGCTCCTAAAGGAGAGAGACCTTCGAATTGACATCCTCCATCTACATGACCGTAATTATG ATACTCGCCAGAGAAGACAAATAAACTTTTATCAACTACTTGCAAATGTCTCCGGCGGCTCCGTTatacagacaaacaaacaaaatattggaTCAGCACTAAATTTGTTAAAG caaAGTATTAAGACATCTTTGGTGCATGTCATGCGATTTTCGGACACTTCACCACCTGGAAAACAGTTCAGGATACCAGTGGATGAGACAATGACGCAACTAATATTCAGAGCCCAAGTTGAAAGATCTAACCCGATTATAATTGCCATGACTCCTTCAG GCATACCTTCTCCAAATCGACCACAATTACTCGGTAAAGCAAGCGCTGGAACCGTAGTAGGGTTACTGGAAACAAATCTTTCCAAG CCAACAGATTACGGTACATGGAAGATTTCCAAACTTGACGCAAATTTATGGGACATTAAAGTGGATGGCCAGAGTTCTGTAGATTTTACTCACGAGTTTCTTGAACCAGGCCCTGGGGGATTTGGTGAATTTCCAATAAATGGACGGCCTATTGTTG GTAAAACCTACAAGTTGTCTATAACAGTACCGGAGTATGCTAAGGTCAAGACCGTTGCAATGGGCATGCTATTTAACATCGGACAAAATACACCTATAGATATGAAACCGCTAACGAATGTCGGAGGAAGACGAGGAAAGTCAATGTTTCATGCGCAGTTTGCGATTCCTACAAAG AACTTCATGGTTGGCATTGAAGGCCGGGATAAATCAGGACACATGTTCCGGCGGATTGATACCATACTTATTACACCAATTAGCCTTAAACTTATCATGCCTTCCCTCACAG ggcttaagttttttcaaaatgaaacactGACTATACCGTTCACTGTTGTAAATGAAGGTTCTAAAGAGCAAGATGTAGACGTGAAAATTGAAGACGATAAAAAGTTTGCCCAAGCTCCTCACATTTTGTCAGCTACGATCAAACCAGGGCAAAACTTTACTGCAAAATTTGTAATCAAAGCAGGACTTACTGTGGGTGAAACAAC GACGGTGACAGTGACAGCTAAACCATATCTTGGACCACGTCAGTTCTCACAAGGACAGTTTGAAATCAGGCGGTTTACGGTTTTAGATAAGAATCTTACG ACCACTACATTAACCACGCCGACGACTACTACAACTTCCACTACCTCAGCTTCAACAACTTCTACTCAAACTACTCTCACTACATCAGCTTCGATGTCCACCACAGTAGCTACTACGTCGGCACGAACTACCAAAAGTGTGGTTTCAACAACACAACCGTTAACATCAGTAAACACCAAACCAACGCCTGGTTCCTCATCACAGTCACCAGCCAAAAGtacaacagcaacaacagcaaAGTCAGTGTCAACCACCACCTCAGCAACTTCACTgtcttctttaaaatattctgtATCTGCTGCATTTACAGGTCCAACGGTAAAACAAACTGGATCTGTTTCTACAGTTTCTTCTACAACACTATCAACAAAACCTACGAAGACTGTGGCAAAAATGGCCTCTTCAGTAACACCGTCAGCAATCAGCAAATCTTCATCTTCAGCATCGACATTAAAAAGTCGGGTTACAACAAAAACTACAGTATTGCCACCAGCAGCTAcaatcacaacaacaacaacaaaatctaaCAACGACAAGAAATCTGACAACACAGATCTTCCTACGACATCGATAGTTGTTGGTATTTCTACTGGTGCCCTTGTGG GTGTTGCTGCTATTGGAACAATGGCTCTGTTATTTAGAAGAGCGATGAAGAAGTCGGGGAAGTCAGTGGAGCCAAGCAAGGAGACGCTGTATGACAGGAGAAGGCAAAGTAGTCTGGCATGGACTTAA
- the LOC123559567 gene encoding deoxyribonuclease-1-like isoform X1, which produces MIKLVAIVLCVLYIHVNCLVFDQVDGSDTLPTLAEPPLRIGSFNIQVFGSTKVAKSDVLDVLVKILSRYDIVQILEIRDSTNTAFEKLRVALNNYVASGADGTVYEKIVSDRLGRTTSKEQYGFLYRSSKVSVADTYQFHDTHDYFEREPFSVKFKSPKTTVQDFVMVANHIQPKSAAEEMDNLTKVYDTLRRHWGIEDVLLGGDFNADCNYMSLSAWKNISLRTDGRFEWLVDDDTDTTVSHSACSYDRFVVAGDKLLDAVVPGSVQAYRFDELMGLTKDKGLRVSDHYPIELQLKGKPHMATQQAIHTSISFTVKDTKPVNSISNIRYIYRTPSCADKHLSIKVQREDTHMDFVQAHFTTADSTQVMVELKSFRSSCTGTLSAELLSMVQSYMQSHFLRDTKPDVYGLMYSIKKNVYDVTIKCSLLIPYVCEVTVSKNIS; this is translated from the exons ATGATCAAACTAGTGGCAATTGTACTATGTGTgctctatatacatgtaaattgtttGGTTTTTGATCAAGTTGACGGCAGCGACACTCTGCCGACATTAGCTGAACCGCCGCTTAGGATTGGCTCCTTTAACATCCAAGTGTTTGGTTCGACCAAGGTTGCTAAGTCAGATGTTCTTGATGTGTTAGTTAAG ATACTAAGCCGGTATGACATTGTTCAGATATTGGAAATAAGAGATTCTACAAACACCGCTTTCGAAAAATTGCGTGTTGCACTAAATAATTATGTAGC TAGTGGTGCAGACGGCACTGTATATGAAAAGATTGTCAGTGATCGTCTTGGGCGCACTACCAGTAAAGAGCAATATGGTTTCCTATATAG GAGTTCCAAGGTCTCTGTAGCAGATACCTACCAGTTTCATGACACCCATGATTATTTTGAAAGGGAGCCATTCAGCGTGAAATTTAAGTCTCCAAAAACAA CTGTACAGGATTTTGTCATGGTTGCAAATCATATCCAACCGAAGAGTGCAGCAGAGGAAATGGACAATCTAACCAAAGTCTATGACACTTTGCGGAGACACTGGGGTATCGAG GATGTTCTACTTGGCGGTGATTTCAATGCAGACTGTAACTATATGAGTTTAAGCGCGTGGAAGAATATTTCACTTCGAACGGATGGTAGATTTGAGTGGTTGGTGGATGATGATACTGACACCACTGTCTCACATTCAGCATGCAGTTACGACAG atTTGTTGTTGCGGGTGATAAGCTTTTAGATGCTGTGGTACCCGGCAGCGTTCAAGCATACAGATTCGATGAATTAATGGGATTGACCAAAGACAAG GGTTTAAGAGTCAGTGATCATTATCCGATTGAACTGCAACTTAAAGGAAAGC CACACATGGCCACACAGCAGGCGATCCACACATCTATATCATTTACTGTGAAGGACACGAAGCCCGTCAATAGTATCAGTAACATAAGATATATCTACCGTACACCATCCTGTGCTGACAAACATCTCAGCATTAAAGTACAGAGAGAAGACACCCATATGGACTTCGTACAGGCTCATTTCACAACGGCAGATTCTACGCAAGTTATGGTAGAACTGAAAAGCTTCCGATCCAGCTGTACAGGGACCCTATCGGCAGAGCTTCTGTCAATGGTGCAAAGCTATATGCAATCACATTTCCTTCGAGACACTAAGCCGGACGTTTACGGACTTATGTATTCTATCAAGAAAAATGTATATGATGTAACGATAAAATGCTCATTGCTGATACCGTACGTCTGTGAAGTAACTGTTTCAAAGAACATAAGTTAG
- the LOC123559567 gene encoding deoxyribonuclease-1-like isoform X2 has product MIKLVAIVLCVLYIHVNCLVFDQVDGSDTLPTLAEPPLRIGSFNIQVFGSTKVAKSDVLDVLVKILSRYDIVQILEIRDSTNTAFEKLRVALNNYVAGADGTVYEKIVSDRLGRTTSKEQYGFLYRSSKVSVADTYQFHDTHDYFEREPFSVKFKSPKTTVQDFVMVANHIQPKSAAEEMDNLTKVYDTLRRHWGIEDVLLGGDFNADCNYMSLSAWKNISLRTDGRFEWLVDDDTDTTVSHSACSYDRFVVAGDKLLDAVVPGSVQAYRFDELMGLTKDKGLRVSDHYPIELQLKGKPHMATQQAIHTSISFTVKDTKPVNSISNIRYIYRTPSCADKHLSIKVQREDTHMDFVQAHFTTADSTQVMVELKSFRSSCTGTLSAELLSMVQSYMQSHFLRDTKPDVYGLMYSIKKNVYDVTIKCSLLIPYVCEVTVSKNIS; this is encoded by the exons ATGATCAAACTAGTGGCAATTGTACTATGTGTgctctatatacatgtaaattgtttGGTTTTTGATCAAGTTGACGGCAGCGACACTCTGCCGACATTAGCTGAACCGCCGCTTAGGATTGGCTCCTTTAACATCCAAGTGTTTGGTTCGACCAAGGTTGCTAAGTCAGATGTTCTTGATGTGTTAGTTAAG ATACTAAGCCGGTATGACATTGTTCAGATATTGGAAATAAGAGATTCTACAAACACCGCTTTCGAAAAATTGCGTGTTGCACTAAATAATTATGTAGC TGGTGCAGACGGCACTGTATATGAAAAGATTGTCAGTGATCGTCTTGGGCGCACTACCAGTAAAGAGCAATATGGTTTCCTATATAG GAGTTCCAAGGTCTCTGTAGCAGATACCTACCAGTTTCATGACACCCATGATTATTTTGAAAGGGAGCCATTCAGCGTGAAATTTAAGTCTCCAAAAACAA CTGTACAGGATTTTGTCATGGTTGCAAATCATATCCAACCGAAGAGTGCAGCAGAGGAAATGGACAATCTAACCAAAGTCTATGACACTTTGCGGAGACACTGGGGTATCGAG GATGTTCTACTTGGCGGTGATTTCAATGCAGACTGTAACTATATGAGTTTAAGCGCGTGGAAGAATATTTCACTTCGAACGGATGGTAGATTTGAGTGGTTGGTGGATGATGATACTGACACCACTGTCTCACATTCAGCATGCAGTTACGACAG atTTGTTGTTGCGGGTGATAAGCTTTTAGATGCTGTGGTACCCGGCAGCGTTCAAGCATACAGATTCGATGAATTAATGGGATTGACCAAAGACAAG GGTTTAAGAGTCAGTGATCATTATCCGATTGAACTGCAACTTAAAGGAAAGC CACACATGGCCACACAGCAGGCGATCCACACATCTATATCATTTACTGTGAAGGACACGAAGCCCGTCAATAGTATCAGTAACATAAGATATATCTACCGTACACCATCCTGTGCTGACAAACATCTCAGCATTAAAGTACAGAGAGAAGACACCCATATGGACTTCGTACAGGCTCATTTCACAACGGCAGATTCTACGCAAGTTATGGTAGAACTGAAAAGCTTCCGATCCAGCTGTACAGGGACCCTATCGGCAGAGCTTCTGTCAATGGTGCAAAGCTATATGCAATCACATTTCCTTCGAGACACTAAGCCGGACGTTTACGGACTTATGTATTCTATCAAGAAAAATGTATATGATGTAACGATAAAATGCTCATTGCTGATACCGTACGTCTGTGAAGTAACTGTTTCAAAGAACATAAGTTAG